A window of Miscanthus floridulus cultivar M001 chromosome 12, ASM1932011v1, whole genome shotgun sequence genomic DNA:
TGTGTAAGGAGATTAAAAAAAGGTAAAATACGTACTTGATTAGTACGGTTGCGAATCAAATGCACTTGAATCAGGTGGGGGTAAAAACAATACACCGAATTATCTGGTGATCTCTGTGTTTTGCACTTGTGTACTATGCCTACTTCTTCACACGAGCTATTTATACCCCATTTAGAGCTTCTCAAAAAActtttctaaatctcactctctaattcatcatttggagagttatttgcataaaaatcgctttatatatcttttcactctcttacagtttttctatatctcgtgCGCACTCTAGAAAGTCATTCTCGTCTTatatttttggctagcgaaaaatccagaatagaagatggctatatttggataaccattTAGAGAAGTTATTGGAGTCTAGTTTTTCACAAAAATCTATATTTCTAGCATTTAGGAAGGATATagagagtctcttggagatgctcttacgggCCATTAAAAGGGTGTTAGAGGTGGGAAAAGCTATACTTGTGTGGTTGGGTTCTACACATATTTGAAAGCCTTTGCTATAAAAGTGCTTAGGAGAAAATTAAGGCATCGATGCTAAGATTTTCAATGAATGCTTAATGTTGATCTTAGGATATGATGTAACTTGAGCATGACTCGATATGGTAAAGATAGCGAGAAAAGGGTTTCGAAGAACCAAGCAAGGGTGAAGGCTTGCATGCCGATGGACCACGACTGTACGAAAAAGAGAGAACTTGCATTGAGTCAAAAAAAAATATACATACACGCATACTCACCCCTCTAAAGACACGCACATACGCCCTATCTTTATACGCACTACCACATCACACCATATAACAAGAAATACAACACTTCTCAATTCTAGATTTAGGGTAAGTCAATTTTTAAGTTTACCATATTAGagaaaaaataatattaatatttatatctttaaatatgtTTTACGGTAAAAATATGTTTTGGAATTAATTGATTGttgcttatttgatatcataagtaTTTATATTATTTTATAGATTATATGTTTGAAATTCCGATTCTCGAGGAAATGAGAATTGCATTCGTTTTTTGAACGGATGGAGCACTTCTAAATGAAATAAACAAAATCTATGTCACCTGTAATCAGATGACGTTACAAAAGTATATATCACATTATATAAATCCTATATATATTAACTAATATTGTCTCTGTTTGCTCTCGATTTCTCGAACTATGTGGGGACACGACGTCCTCAGCCGAACGAATCCTTCGGTTTCCTTGACACGTTCCCAGATATACTCCGGCGCGGCATATCGGACGCAGGCGTCCTGCAGCAGCTGGCAGTCGTACAAGACCGCCATGGACAGGATGTCCGCCACCGTGAACGGCGTCACCAACGTGCAGAGCCACTCCTCGCACCTGAGTTTGAGCCTCTCCACGTCGTACCTCTCCGCGGCGAAGAGCATGGCCCCCACCGTCTCGTCCGTCGGCTCCACGTAGGTCATGTCCGGCAGCTGGTCCGTGTACACGACGTGCAGCAGCGCCTCGAACgcgttggccgtcatctcctcgtcCTCGTTCTGTATGTACCGCCAGAGGTTGTCCTGCCTGTCGTTGAGCTCCCGCACCTGCTGCCGGAACACCCGCGAGCGCGCCGCGAGCACGCACGAGTGCGCGCGGAAGGGGGTGCCGCCGACCTCGTACGTGATGTCCGAGCACTCCTTGCTGTTGAGGAGCCAGAGGAAGGCCGCGGGGAGGTCGTCCGGCGGGACGGTGATCGTCGGCTGCTCCGCGAGGAGCGGGCTCGGCGGCTTCCCTCTGAACACGCCGAGCCTGCACCGGACGACCAGGCGGTCGTCGCTGCTCATCTGCTGGAGGTCCGCAGCCGCGCGCTGGAGGCCGAGGTGCTCGGAGTTGCCCGCGTCGTTGGCGAACGTCACCCTCGCCTTGGCAGACTTGTTGTTCCCTGCAGCGTCCGTGAAGTTGAGCACCTCGAACGTGAACTCGGCCGTCGTCTCCGGCTTACCGGACTTCCCGCGGGCCAGAAAGCAGGACACGCTGTCCCTGCTGCCGTCGTCGTGCCCGTTGGGGTACACCTTGATGTACCAGTTGCTCTCGCCGACGCGGAACTGGGCGGAGCGCACGCACTCGCCGCACTGCAGCGACGCCTTCTTCACCGAGAAACTCGCGATGGTGAGCGTGTGGGACCCGAACACGATCTCCGTCGCGCGGGTGGAAGTGGAGCTGGAAGCCCCCGCGTCCATGTATGGCGCGGAGCTTTCGGAAACGGACGACGTCGTAGGGACGTCCAtggcgacgccgccgccgccgccagccttGCGGTTGCGGGCTGTGAGTCTCCACGGGAACGCAGACGGCTTTGACACCACCGTGGCGTCGACGGTCAGTGTGCTCCGGACCGTGAGGCTGTCCGTGTGAAGGCACGACGACGCCTCCATCTCCCGCCTTCTGGCGAACTCGACGTAGCCCTTGCTGTGCCCGTGTTCGCGCACCGCCAGCGTGCTCCTGGCGGTGGCGTCGTCGAAGACGGTGTACCGGCCGGTCCCGTCCAAGATCGCTACCGTGAGCTCGAAACGGCCGAACGCCTCCGTGCGGCACTTGACGAAGACGGCGACGAAGTCGCCCGTGTCGGGGCTGAGGCCCGCCGGGTATACCTTGATGCGCCAGGAACGGCCATGGAAGTCGAAGGGCTTGGACTTGAGCACCCCTCCGGCGGGCAGCCGCGCCGCCGCCTTGGAGTACTTTGGGAACGGACAGTCAAAGGTCTTCGTCGACAACATCTTATTACTTTACTTTGGTGATTGGCCAGACAGATACGAAGCGGTAAGATAATAAGGCCCTGCCGTGCGTGGCATATATGTGTCTCGGCGTACATATAGAGGTAGTAGAGGAACTCCTTGTGTAAAGGGCATACGAGGAGTCCGTGGCGAGCCCGACCCGTACGTGCGTTTCTATATTTATCCTGCTGACGGTGCAGCACTTGTGTAACTAGCTACCATATTGACGGAGAACTAATTAATCTCGCGTCGTGTGCAAGCGTCCCTAGTTAATACCATCTAGTAGATGGGTTCTTGTCTCTCGGCCGCCGGAGACGGCGGGCAGGCGTCGGCATCGAGCGTGTCCGGCACCCACCAGTTCACGATCCTGGGCTACAGCACGACCAAAGGCATCGGCGTCGGCAAGTCCATCCTCTCCCGGTACTTCACCGTCGATGGCCGCACGTGGTTCGTGCGCTACTACCCCGACGGCTACAACTTCCAGTCGTCAGGGTTCATCGCCTTCTACGTGCAGACGCTCTACAAGCCAGTGTGCCGCCCCGTCCTCGCCCGCTTCACCTTCGAGCTCCTCAGGCCCGACGGCAGCGTCGCCTACGCGCTCCGCTCCGACCGGACGTGCAACTTCGACACGCACTGCAACAGCTGGGGGATCCGCGCCTTCGTCGCCCGGAACGATCTCGAGGGCGCGTACCTGGGAGTCCTCCACCAGGACGCCATCAAGGTGCGCTGCACCGTCGAGGTCGTCAATAGCCAGAGGAAGCGCTGCGGCGGTGGTCGTCAGGCCACCGTGGCGTCGGCGTCGGACTACGCGGCGAACGCCATCAGGTTCTTCATCAGCGGCACGGCGCCATTCGACGTCAAGTTCTCCGTGGGCGGCGTGACCTTCGAGGCGCACGCGCTGGTGGTCGCGGCGCAGTCCGAGTGGTTCGCGGCGGCGCTCTACGGCCACGGGGGAGGCGAGAGGTGGGTGGAGGCGGGGCTGCCGTGCATACCCATCTCCGGGACGACCCCGGAGGCGTTCCAGGGCGTGCTCCACTACGTCTACCACGACGCGCTGCCGGAGGAGCTGATCAAGGCCAAGGGCGAGGCCGTCATGATGCCGCAGCTGTTCGAAGCCGCCGACATGTTCCTCATCGGGAGGATGAAGGCGATGTGCGCCAGCCGACTGCGCAAGTTCATCAACGACGACACCGTGCGGAGCATCATGGAGCTGGCGCAGGCGCACTCCTGCGAGGAGCTCCAGCTGGCGTGCCAGAATCACTTGGGCCGCCGTAGGCCGTAGGCGAACTCCTGCAAGGAGCTCCAGTTCTGTAGTAGAGTACTAGAGTATCCTTCCATTATCTAAATTGAATTACTAGTAGACCTCGTTTTGGGGGAAATTGTTGTTTCGGAGATGCCAGCGCCCTCACACCAGCCAGCTATTAAACAATTCCACAAACCGCCGGCTGGTCGCGGCCCATCAACGAAAATCCGATGTCAGGCACTCAGGCTGCTCGTAGTAACAGAACACAAAGCGGCATCCCAGTCCTGCATGTGTAACAAAGAAAGGGAGAGTGTGCGCTCGTGTCCGCGTTGCCATCCCCCGGCGCACATCCTCCACCTACCCCGCCGCGCCCCTCTATAGTCTAGTCTGAGAAGAATGCAAGGTAACAGAAGACGAGGAGGAGACACCGCGACGAGCGGCATTAGACAAGAAGGAagcacccgatctacttttaaaatatctaAATACAACATTTACAACATTAGTACGAAGACAggtgaaacacttaaaatatgtttctgaaacacttgcaaaaacacctgaaaaaacacttaaaaccattgcaaacatacgcaacatctacATAAAACACTCTCTACATACGTGTGAAATATATACAACATGCAGATAAACACtcatgcaacatacatctgaaaaaaacagatgaaacattgggaaccgACTTTTGCAACATACTAACCATTGCAACGtatgcaatatcccgatctacttttacaacatcctgcaccacttgaaacaaacgcatgcaacatgcgctttcaagcgcaacatctacttgctgcttACGAAATAGAGGCTCGCCAGCGTGTGGAGTTCACCAGAGGCAGCCTGCCATCGCCACCATCGACCAGATCGACTTTGCCCCACAAGGCCGGTGGGGACCCCTTCATGGCTGCCATTATCCTGGGCTTCATGCAGGACAACAGCCCCTACAGTTGGCGCCGCAGTCTCCACCACCACCGGATCTCTTGTCGCACAGTGGATCTGGTGGAAGGATATCGACGAAATTtgatcggcagtctaccgaggggtatacccacggtagtagatgaatcggtggaggtgcacgtgataCGAACCAAATAGTAACAAAgacgcaagacacaagatttatataggttcaggtcgtcagcttgacgtaacaccctacatcatgtgctctgttattttgtattgattgtgtatcagattcgaTATCTCATCTAGGGAATccctgcctcttcttatatactTTAGAAGGATAGGGTTATTAGAAAAATATCTTATTTGGTGttatacaataaatcacatctttATGTAGTCTTacggtgcatgccttgatcttgtgggctatgCCACCTTTGGggcgcggcccatgtcttgtcttgtgggtaccaGGGGTCATActccatagctagtcctcgaacGTCTTGTATTCTTTGAGTAACGCTAtcttgaacaagtccgagcagtttgacGTGAAGCCGATCAGTTTTACCGGTGATCTGAGCGGTGGAAGTCGAAGCCGACTAGTTTAAATGGTGAACTGAGCGGTGAAAGTCAAAACCGACCGGTTTAACTGGTACGCAGATCTCGGACTTagtcaagtaaggcttgctacaaggatgtaaggggctcaagataaaaaattaaaaattctccaccttaggcgaAGTGCAGACACTTAGACTCCGTTTAcgaggaatcatccatgatttagtcaataaggagggtaaattaaaaaaagagcactacattcaccaatggtgaagtgtagccacttagtccctaaatctactggaagatgaagaatgaattttgtagcagggtcaaagaaaataaatctgaaagcttgtcgacatcatctgacatgtgcatattaaaacctagatatgctgcccaagatcagcaccctgatccgaacagcatggagcaagctgatagcacaccgataagacatagcaagatccgatcGTCAAGGGAGTCCCCAATTTAGCTGACGACTCTTGCCCGAAGAATCCGAACgctgagtccctagcttagctgacgatgaagcgacgaacaatccaaacgccgaggagtccccagcttagctgacgatgaagcgatgaacaatccgaacaccgaggagtccccagcttaactGACGAGCCCCcaacgtagctgacgatgaagcgacggataatccgaccagttggttggtgaagaatcaagcaccgagcagcccaaccaactggtgggcggcgaagtgagcgccaagtagaagtgagcgccgaacagtctgaccagttggttggcgatgaaggtcatgaacctagcggtccgaccagttgatcggcggaGAAAACAGCGGTAGAGCTTGCTGATGACatcgaccttaggtgaagtgtatacacttaggcttcgttgacgaagtcagatgatcatcatccatgacttagtcaaagaggatgttagCATTGATACATGCGCCGTAAGGTgtaatgtatacattgtagtccccgagcctgacagtaggtgaagaagacacctggtgtcaggatcaaagaatatCAACGACCGAGAAAGAAAACGGGAACTTAGCCAACCGTTAAATTTGATACAAGCACCGTAAGGTGgaatgtatacattgtagtccacgagcctaacagtaggtgaggAATGCACCTagtgtcaggatcaaagaagtACAATGATTAGTTAATCAGAATAACTGAGTCCTAGCTTACCCGAGCACACAACCAGCCCCCAGCTTAGTTAAAGACCAGTAAGAGGAAAAACAGTACACTCGCtgttaggtgaagtgtacacacttagtctccgagcGTGCTGTAAGATAGAGcaacatcttgtagcaggatcaaagaaaacAAGTGAAAAATACAAAATCCTCGTGCTTAGCACTGGACATTGGAGTAAATTTTGGAGAGTGCTGAGCACTTAAAAACAgagaaaaaatggagagtgcttagcatttTACCGTTGgagaaaattggagagtgcttagcacttaaaccatggagaaaatggagagtgcttagcactataccgtggagaaaatgaagagtgcttagcactataccgtggagaaattggagagtgcttagcactatatcaaGGCAAagttggagagtgcttagcactatgccGTGGAGAACATacgagagtgcttagcacttgaccgtggCGAAATTTAGAGAGTGCTTAACACTATATCAGGGCGAAATtgtagagtgcttagcacttgaccgtggCGAACAgaggagagtgcttagcacttgaccgtggcgaaatttggagagtgcttagcactatatcagAGCAAAattagagagtgcttagcactatgccGTGGAGAACATATGagagcatggagagtgcttagcactatatcgaCGAGACGTGTGGGGTATTCTATCCCAAGATTCTTGTGCACGCTTAGAAATATGGGCATCACCGAGGAGCCACCGCCGAGCGCTCATAACGTAGGGCGCTACTGCTCGTGCACGTTTAGGTGCTAAGTCGAGGACCGGGCTGCTTCTGGATAATGCAAATGAAAACGTGACTGGTCGGCGGCGATGAAATTGCCCAGCCCTCAAGCTTTTCTGGCCTACCGTCATGACGGCGATCGTTGTTGTCACAACACCGTTCTTCGCGGCGGTCAACATCGCGGCGCGGCGTGGCTTGCTTTCGACTCAGGCGGCTCGCTTGGCGGCTCGGCGGCTCGAGTGGCTACGTGGAGTCGTAGGCAAATGGGCGTAATTGGAGCCTGACGGAGTCAATTCGCGTGGGGAGGCGAAGCCCTTGAGCATGTCCGACTGAGGCGAGGGCGCAGTCCAATTTGAATGGCGATAGTATgcgtcatcttaaagatgtttagcatgaAGAAAAGTCGTTTGGAGAATAATCATGTAGAGAATAGTATGAAGAAATATCATGGCAAAAACTTTATTAAATATTCATATATAAAATGGTACTTATTTTTAGATATAACGTCGGATCGGTGgcgtatgacgttatctggtcggcgtcgaTGAAATTGCCCGGCCCTCGAGCTTCCTGGCCTGTCGTCATGGCGGCGGTCAGGGTCGTCATGGCGCCGTTCTTTGTGGCGATCATTATTGCGACGCGGCAGGCGATCGGACCAAAAAGTCCAGGCGTCATCGTCCTTATGCCGCTGGTCGAGCTTATGCAGATCAGATTCGGGGAGATCGTAGACATGTTTGATTTGATTGACGACCGAGTTGAGTAGTTGGCATGTCCCAGAGACGTAGTCGAACGAGAGCGCGGAGACGTAGCCGAACAGGTGTTGTCGCTTGATGCATCTCGGCGAGCAGATGAGCCGTCGTTCACGGGATCCTGCAGCTGATGACCCAACGAACgagtgcacacacacacacacacgagtgCATGCATACCACGCGCGTAGCTTCCATAATTAGCTTCTTCTTTGATGCATGTCCATAATTAGCTTGTATACGGCTATACGGACTCAGCTTGCATTGTTGCATGCTCCTTAGATGGATGTGAGAGACGTCATATCTTGCATGGAGCTGTAGCTTGATACGCCTTCCTTCCTTTGCTTGCTAGTCGAAAGCAACGTTGGTTCTTGATATTTCACGGCTCTTGTTGATTAGCCTGCATGGTAGGTGCGTGGCGTGCTTTCAATCTTGATTAGCCTGGTGCTGCGCGGTGTCGTTGCCGATGGCATCGGCAAGCGACGAGTAGACGACGGGGTCCTCAACGCCGGGTTGCCGCAGGATGACGGCGACGAGGTCGATGCTGCCAGCGAGGGCCGCTGCGCGCCGATGGCGATGAGTAGCTTGGTGACGGTGAGTTGATCACGTGTGACGACGACGAGATCGACGTTTGTGTCGGAATTGAAATCAAAACGTAGATGAATTCTACATGCATGCGTacatcactaccggaaacagagcCTTCGTCAAGTgtaaaatgctttgccgagtgtcaaaaatcaggTACTCGGTAAAGACCTTTTTTTGCTgagtgtcgcactcggcaaagagttctttaCCGAATgccgggcactcgacaaaaaagggcactcggcaaaggacttctttgccgagtgtcagactctgggcaaaagcgcggcactcggcataggctgccccgcgtaacggtgttgggccacgtccttctttgctgagtgtctgctattaggcactcggcaaagatttatttttattttttaaaaaaattctttgccgagtgtcctggatttgacactcggcaaagatctaattttttttgaattttttcgccgagtgtcccagatctggcactcggcaaagttttttttttgaaaaatactttgccgagtgcccctgacacggcactcggcaaagatttaattttttttaaaatgtctttgccgagtgcccctgtgaagacactcggcaaagaggaaaatttttaaaaaaaatttcaaaaccctctttgccgagtgccttattcttggcactcggcaaagaccccctttgccgagtgccatgccccggcactcggcaaagttttttttttgcctccaaattttttgtgtagcccttttaaagcaccaggaactcctactTAGAATTTGTGGATTTTTTGtggttttttgatatatttagttactttatttcgtttacttgaattttttcgaaaaatataaatttgaactgcacgtggtatgaataatggaatttaatgattcaaaaaatgatagtcatgttactgagtgtagtgtgaggccgtatccaggaacggactcgaaatttcggacatcttgttcatgaaacatgaacgcgaacttgcgtgcgaagtgtttttaaattctataaaaagcaaacgaagtccgaaaatcatgaaacttgttgagatgtcgtgatatcttATGtgaaggctatgataaaaatttcagaagatttcgtgcacgttatcacgtacgatgcttacaaaacAGGACATTTCTACATGATATCGTATGTGTCACATGTATTGATGTcgtggtttgtaaacatcgtacatgataacGTGtatgaaatcttctgaaatttttatcgtagcctccacatacgatatcacgatatctcaacaagtttcatgattttcggacttcgtttgctttttatagaatttaaaaacacttcgtacacaagttcgcggtcatgtttcgtaaacaagatgtccgaaatttcgggtctgttcctggatacggcctcacactatacTCAGTAATATGGCtattattttttgaatcattaaatttcattattcgtaccacgtgcagttcaaatttatatttttcaaaaaaaattcaagtaaacgaaataaagtaactaaatatattaaAAAGCCACAAAATATCTCCAAATTTTAACGAGGAGTTTCAGATACTTAAAAAGggatgcacaaaaaatttggaggcaaaaaaaaaaaagaaaactttgccgagtgtcttcacagggacactcggcaaagacatttcaaaaaaaattatttttttaattcctctctttgccgagtgccgaatcagtgacactcgacaaagatatttaaaaaaatatatttaatctttgccgagcgctatgGTCATagccactcggcaaagtattttcaaaaaaaaaaaaaattgccgacggccactcggcaaagttgcgctcggcaaaggggcgGGTGGGGCACTTAGACAGAGCCCCCGCGCCGC
This region includes:
- the LOC136496212 gene encoding BTB/POZ and MATH domain-containing protein 1-like, giving the protein MGSCLSAAGDGGQASASSVSGTHQFTILGYSTTKGIGVGKSILSRYFTVDGRTWFVRYYPDGYNFQSSGFIAFYVQTLYKPVCRPVLARFTFELLRPDGSVAYALRSDRTCNFDTHCNSWGIRAFVARNDLEGAYLGVLHQDAIKVRCTVEVVNSQRKRCGGGRQATVASASDYAANAIRFFISGTAPFDVKFSVGGVTFEAHALVVAAQSEWFAAALYGHGGGERWVEAGLPCIPISGTTPEAFQGVLHYVYHDALPEELIKAKGEAVMMPQLFEAADMFLIGRMKAMCASRLRKFINDDTVRSIMELAQAHSCEELQLACQNHLGRRRP